The sequence GGCGAACATGTAGGGCAGCGGGTTCACCGGCTCGTCCGCCACGCGCACTTCGTAGTGCAGGTGCGGGCCGGTGGAACGACCGGTCGAACCGACATAGCCGATCAGGTCACCCTTCTCGACTTCGTCGCCCGGACGCACCGAGTAGCTCGACAGGTGGGCGTAGCGGGTTTCCAGCTCACCGCCGTGGCCGATCTGCACGTAGTTGCCGTAGCTGCCCCAGTACTGGGCCATCTCGACCACGCCGTCAGCCGTGGCATAGACCGGCGTGCCGCGCGGGGCGGCAAGGTCGACACCGTTGTGACGGCGGCGCTGGCGCAGGATCGGATGATCGCGCATGCCATAGCCGCTGGTGAGGCGCACGCCGTCGACCGGCATGCGCGACGGAACCGAAACGGCAACGCGCGGGGCCGGAGCGATATCGCCGGCAGCGGTCACGCGGCCGCCGTCTTCCAGATCTTCCCAACTGGCGAAGAGTTCGGTGAATTCGGCATCGTCGCCCATCAGCGGGGCATCGACCACGGTGCTGGTGTCGATCGCGCCGCTTTCGGGCGCCTCTTCCGCCACGGCCGGACTGGCGACAGCCATGGAGCCGATGGCGATAATGCTGGCGATCTTGACGAGCATACGATCCCTTTTTGCTTCTCGTCCGGCGCCCTCGGGAGCCTTCGTCAGTTCATTCTGCGTGGCCCCGTCCGGGCCATTCGCTTTGTCTGTGGAGATGGTCGGAACCTTCCGCCGTCTCGTGCATTTGTTGCGTATGCGGGGAAGTATTAACTAGGCAATAGCCCCGTAGAATTCCCGCGACAGACCGGCTGCAAGACGCGCTGAGTCGTTGAACGGTGGTTTCAGCGCCCCGTGAAAGTGGCGTTTCACCAGCATTTTCCAGTGATTTTTCGGCTCCTTGCCGCGCTTGCGACAAAAAGCGTCGAAATGACTTGCGCCCGCTGCGACGTGACGGATTTCGTCGTCAAGGATTCTTTGCAGGATCGCCGCGCCGCGCTCATCCCCTTGTGATTTCACGCGTTCGAGCGTCGCCGGGGTCACGTCCAGCCCCCGCGCTTCCAGCACCATGGGCACCACGGCCAGCCGCGCGCCGACGTCGTACGCCGTCTCTTCGGCGGAACGCCACAGGCCGCCGTGCACCGGCAAGTCGCCATAGGCAGCGCCCTGATTCGCCAGGTGCCGCTCGATTACGGCGAAATGCATCGCTTCGTCCGCAGCGACGGAGAGGAAGTCGGCGATGAACCCCTCGCCCATCTCGCCGCCGAATCGCCCGACCATGTCCAGTGCCAGGTCGATGGCGACGAATTCGATATGTGCGAGGCTGTGCCACAGGGCGATGCGGTTGCGCGCTGAGCCGCCCTTGCCGCGCTTGGGCATCCGGCCCGGCGGCAGCACCTGCACCTCGTCCGGCCAGGCGGGGCGATCGGGCATGGCCACGCTGAACCGGGTCGGCAGCTCGCCGCGCCGCCAGGCCCGCACCAGCGCGCGGGTCGCCTTCACCTTGCCGCGCTTGTCGCCGGTCAGCAGGGCGGCGCGAATGGCCTGCGAGAGATCGTCACCCAAGGGCACTGAAGGGCACCTAGAGCGCCTTGGCGGCTTCCAGCACCTCGGCCACGTGGCCCTTCACCTTCACCTTGCGCCAGACGCGCGCGATCCTGCCATCGGCATCGACCAGGTAGGTGGTGCGCACCATGCCCATGAAGGTCTTCCCGTACATCTTCTTCTCGGTCCAGATGCCCAGCGCATCGGACAAGCCATTCTCTTCCGGGTCGGAAGCCAGCGGCACGGTCAAGTCGTGCTTGGCGATGAACTTCTCGTGCCGCGCATAGGCATCCTTCGACACGCCCAGCAACGCGGCACCGGCCGCCTCGAAATCCGCCTTGGCCGCGCTGAATTCCACGTTCTCGGTGGTGCAGCCGGGCGTCATGTCCTTGGGGTAGAAGAACAGCACCAGCTTCTGTCCGCGGAAGTCCGAGGGCTTGATGGTGGCGCCATCGGCACCTTCCATCGCCACGTCGGGCATCATGTCGCCTTCGCCGGGAAGGTTGTCGCTCATCAGTCAATCTCCAGTGTCTCGCCGAAATGCTCGGCCCATTGCGCGGCGATGCATTGCCTTGCCTCGGCCAGGGTTTGCAACAGGGCCTTATAGCTGTCCTCCCCGCAGGCCTGCGCCAGCACCGCGCGGGTCGCCTCGATCGGCTCGGCTCCGTCGGGGGCGAAAAGGCGCTCGGCAATGAGGAAGCGGGTGATGGCAAGGTGGTGCTCGGCATAACCATGCGGCAGCAGCCCGGCGTCGACCAGCGCGGCAATCGCCTTTTCCAGCGCCGGGTCGAGGCCGATCCCTTCGCGCAGTTGCAGGTAGTGGATCAGGAACTCGCTATCGACGAGGCCACCGCGCACCAGCTTCACGTCGAGCGGGCCCTGCGGCGGCTTGGCCGCGAACATCTCGGCGCGCATCTCCAGCACGTCGGCCTTCAGCTTTGCCCCATCGCGATCGGCACACAGCGTGTCGCGGATGATCTTGGAAAGCTCCTCGCGCGCCGCCTCGGAGCCGAAGATCGGCCGCGCCCGGCCAAGTGCCATGTGCTCCCAGGTCCAGGCGGATTCATGCTGGTACTTCTCGAAGGCAGTAAAGCTGACCGCGATCGGCCCCTGCTTGCCTTGCGGCCGCAGCCGCGTGTCGATCTCGTAGAGCGCACCCTCCGCCGTCGGCACGGACAGCGCCGCCGACACCCGCGCGGCCAGGCGATTGTAGTAGAGCGAGGGGGAAAGCGGACGCTTGCCGTCGGAATCACCCAGCTCGTCACCCGTGTAGAGGAACACGATGTCGAGATCGGACGCATGGGTCAGCGCCCCGCCGCCCAGTCGTCCGAGCCCGAGGATGGCCAGTTCGCTGCCGGCGATTTCGCCGTGCTTCTCGCGGAAATCGGCAATCGCCGCCTCGGCCCCGGTCTGCACGGCGGCCTCGGCGATGCGGCACAGCCCCTCGGCAATGTCGAGCGGGTCGTGCCGGCACTCGACCATCTGCACGCCCAGCGCGAAGCGTTCGTCGCCCACCACCTGCCGCAAGCGGTCGAGCCGCGATTCGTAGTCGCTCTCCTCGCTCGCCCGCATCCGCTCGGCCAGCACCTCGACGCTTTCGGGAAGCTCCATCGCATTGGGATCGATCAGCGCGTCGAGCAGCTCGGGCCGACGGGCCAGCTCGTCCGCCAGCGGCCGCGCCTGGGTCAGGATGCGCAGCAGCCGGTCGAGCAGGCCGGGGCGCTGTTCGAACAGGCGGAACAGGTTGATCGCGGTCGGCAGGCGGGTGAGCAGCGTCTCCCACCGGGCCAGCGCGTGATAGGGATCGGGCGCATTGGCGATGGCATCCAGCAAGTCGTCGCGCATGGCGTCGAAAGCCTTGCGCGCCTCCACCGAGCGCAAAGCCCGCACGGAATTGCGCCAGTGCTCCACCCGTTCGTCGAACCGCTCGCGGAACTCGCCGGCGACGCTGACGGTGGTGCGTTCTTCCTCGGCATCCTCGCCCAGCAGGTCGCCATAGCGCGCGGCCACCTCGCCGGTGATCCGGCGCAGTTCCTCGACCAGCGCCGCGCCGTCGGGCAGGCCTTCCAGCCGGGCGACATTATCGATCCGCTCGGCAGAGTCGGGCAGTGAATGGGTCTGGCGGTCCTCGACCATCTGCAGGCGGTGCTCGATCACCCGCAGCCGGTCGTAGGCGTCGCCCAGCACGCGGGCATCCTCCGCGCCGATAATCTGCGCCTCGGCCAGCGCATCCAGCGCTGCGCGCGTGCCGCGCTGGCGCAGTTCGGGGATGCGCCCGCCGTAGATCAGCTGGTGCGTCTGGGCATAGAACTCGACTTCGCGAATGCCGCCGCGGCCCTTCTTGATGTCGAAGCCCGGCCCCACCTCGCGCGTGCCCTTGTAGGCCTGCCGGATACGCGCGGTGAGCCGGCGCACTTCCTCGATGGCGGTGAAGTCCAGGCTCTTGCGCCAGATGAAGGGGCGCAGGTCTTCGAGGAAGGCCTCGCCCGCGGCAATATCGCCCGCCGCCGAGCGCGCACGAATGAAGGCGGCGCGCTCCCACGCGAGCGCGCTCGATTCATAGTGCGACATGGCCGCGTTGAAGCTGATCGCGAGCGGGGTGACCTCGCTCGCCGGGCGCAGCCGTAGGTCGACGCGCATGACATAGCCCTCGCCCGTGGGTTGCGAGAGCAGCTCCACCAGCTTGCGGGCATAGCGCGCCGCGGCCTCGCCCGGCTCGTCGCGGTCGAGCCGCGGCAGGCGTTCCGGGTCGAACAGCAGGATCGGGTCGATGTCAGATGAATAGTTGAGTTCGTGCGCGCCCTGCTTGCCCAGCGCCAGCGCGGTGAAGCCCTGCACCTCGGCATCCTCCACCCGGTGGCGGATCACCGCGGTAATGGCCTCGTCCAGCGCGCGGTCGGCGAAGTCGGACAACTCGCGCATCACCCGCGTCACGTCGAAGGCCCCCGCAAGGTCGCCCACGGCCAGTACCAGCGCCAGCGACAACCGCTCGCGCCGCAGGGCATCGCCGGTGTCCGCCGCGCCCTCGCCATCGGCCCTCGCCTGCGCCAGCGCCCCCTCGCCATCGCCCGCCTGCATCAGCGCGACGAGTTCGGGGCGACGGTCCATCGCCCGCTTGAGGAACGGGGCATGCGCGGCAGCGCGATCGAGAGCGGATTGCCAGTCGGCGGTCATGGTTCGGGAATGCCGCCGCTGCTCGCCAAGGGCAAGTGCCGCTTCCCAAGCCATCGCATTGCGGCGCCTCAAGTAATCAAGTATCTAAGATAAGTATCTCGACTCTAATAAGGAATTCTAGCTGAATACGATGTAACAGATGCTTCCAATAGGGGGGAATAATGACTCATCCTTGCCATGAAATATCGCTTTATAGTGGAATTGAATACAGCGACTTCCAATTTATTTCTCCCCCGCAAAACTTCATGGACCTGCTGATGCGGTGGCTCCCGGAGGTGCTGCAACTCTACTTCTCCGCTCGCGCACGCGCCCAGGGTGCTGCGCAAATGAAATATGCCGAGGATTGCGAGCACTGGGGGCGGGAATGCTTCTACAAGTTCGGCGAATACGCCACCCGCGACATCTACCCCATCGAACACCAGGTGCGCACGTCGTTCGTGCCCGGTGTCGGCGCCGTCAGGCGGTCGGAGCTCAGGGCCGCGGTCGAGTGGAAACTGATCGTCGGCTGCGCCCGCCGCGGTGAAGTGGAAGAGACCAAGGTCGATCCGCTGAGCCAGTCCTCTTGGCAGGGGTTGCTCGATTCGGCGCGCAATTACGGCGCGAAGCCGCGCGAGTAACGCGCCCGCGCCGGGCAGGTGCGGAGCGGGTGTGGAAGACGAAGCCTTGCGGGCAGGAAGCGGCCCTGCCACATGGCGCTGCAATGTTAGTTGCTCCTGAAAGGAAGCCCATGCTTCGTCTTGCCGCGCCGCTTGCCCTGCTGGCGCTCGCCGCCGCCTGCTCGACCTCCGAAGAGGTCGAGTCGAACATTTCGCTCGAAACGCTGCAGAATGGCGTCCGCACGCTTTCCTCCGACGAGTTCGAAGGCCGCATGCCGGGAACGCAGGGCGAAGAGCTGACCGTTGCCTTCCTGGTCGAGCAGTTCGCAGCCGCCGGCCTGCAGCCGGGCAACAACGGCAGCTGGACGCAGGAAGTGCCGCTGGTGGAAATCACCGGCAGCGATTTCGCCCCGCTGACCGTGGGCACGCAGCAATTCGCCCACGGCGATGACTGGGTGGGCGTCAGCTATCGGCAGACCCCCAGCACCACGCTGGAGAACAGCGAACTGGTCTTCGTCGGCTACGGCATCAACGCGCCGGAGCGCGGCTGGAACGACTATGAAGGCGTGGACATGGCCGGCAAGACCGCGCTGATCCTGGTCAACGATCCGGACTTCGCTTCGGACACGCTGGAAGGCACCTTTGATGGCCGGGCGATGACCTATTACGGCCGCTGGACCTACAAGTTCGAGGAGGCCGCCCGCCAGGGTGCCGCCGCCGCGCTGATCGTGCATGAGGATTTCGCCGCCAGCTATGGCTGGAACGTGGTCGAATCGAGCTGGACCGGCGCGCAGGCCTATGCCGACACCGGCGGTGACGGCAGCGACCAGACGCTGATGAACGGCTGGGTGTCGAACGACACGGCTGGCGCCATCTTCGCCGCCGCCGACATGGACATGGCGGAAATGGTGCAGGCCGCCAGCCAGCCCGGCTTCAAGGCCGTGTCGCTGGGTGCACCCGTTTCCACCAGCTTCACCAATTCGACGCGCCGCTACACCTCGCGGAACGTCATCGGCGTGCTGCCGGGGGCGGAGCGCCCGGAGGAATACATCCTCCACACCGCGCACTGGGATCACCTTGGCCGCTGCACGCCGGACGCGGAAGGCGACGACATCTGCAACGGCGCGACCGACAATGCCTCCGGCACCGCCGCGCTGGTTGCCCTGGCCGAGGCCCACGTCGCAGCCGGCGCGCCCGACCGCAGCCTGGTATTCCTGGCGGTAACGGCGGAAGAGCAGGGCCTGCTCGGCGCAGAATACTACGCTGCCAACCCGGTCTTCCCGCTGGCGCAGACCGTGGCTGGCGTGAACATGGACGGCA is a genomic window of Aurantiacibacter sp. MUD11 containing:
- a CDS encoding M23 family metallopeptidase; the protein is MLVKIASIIAIGSMAVASPAVAEEAPESGAIDTSTVVDAPLMGDDAEFTELFASWEDLEDGGRVTAAGDIAPAPRVAVSVPSRMPVDGVRLTSGYGMRDHPILRQRRRHNGVDLAAPRGTPVYATADGVVEMAQYWGSYGNYVQIGHGGELETRYAHLSSYSVRPGDEVEKGDLIGYVGSTGRSTGPHLHYEVRVADEPVNPLPYMFADLETEDSATAARGGPE
- a CDS encoding ferritin-like domain-containing protein, which codes for MGDDLSQAIRAALLTGDKRGKVKATRALVRAWRRGELPTRFSVAMPDRPAWPDEVQVLPPGRMPKRGKGGSARNRIALWHSLAHIEFVAIDLALDMVGRFGGEMGEGFIADFLSVAADEAMHFAVIERHLANQGAAYGDLPVHGGLWRSAEETAYDVGARLAVVPMVLEARGLDVTPATLERVKSQGDERGAAILQRILDDEIRHVAAGASHFDAFCRKRGKEPKNHWKMLVKRHFHGALKPPFNDSARLAAGLSREFYGAIA
- a CDS encoding peroxiredoxin, with the translated sequence MSDNLPGEGDMMPDVAMEGADGATIKPSDFRGQKLVLFFYPKDMTPGCTTENVEFSAAKADFEAAGAALLGVSKDAYARHEKFIAKHDLTVPLASDPEENGLSDALGIWTEKKMYGKTFMGMVRTTYLVDADGRIARVWRKVKVKGHVAEVLEAAKAL
- the glnE gene encoding bifunctional [glutamate--ammonia ligase]-adenylyl-L-tyrosine phosphorylase/[glutamate--ammonia-ligase] adenylyltransferase yields the protein MAWEAALALGEQRRHSRTMTADWQSALDRAAAHAPFLKRAMDRRPELVALMQAGDGEGALAQARADGEGAADTGDALRRERLSLALVLAVGDLAGAFDVTRVMRELSDFADRALDEAITAVIRHRVEDAEVQGFTALALGKQGAHELNYSSDIDPILLFDPERLPRLDRDEPGEAAARYARKLVELLSQPTGEGYVMRVDLRLRPASEVTPLAISFNAAMSHYESSALAWERAAFIRARSAAGDIAAGEAFLEDLRPFIWRKSLDFTAIEEVRRLTARIRQAYKGTREVGPGFDIKKGRGGIREVEFYAQTHQLIYGGRIPELRQRGTRAALDALAEAQIIGAEDARVLGDAYDRLRVIEHRLQMVEDRQTHSLPDSAERIDNVARLEGLPDGAALVEELRRITGEVAARYGDLLGEDAEEERTTVSVAGEFRERFDERVEHWRNSVRALRSVEARKAFDAMRDDLLDAIANAPDPYHALARWETLLTRLPTAINLFRLFEQRPGLLDRLLRILTQARPLADELARRPELLDALIDPNAMELPESVEVLAERMRASEESDYESRLDRLRQVVGDERFALGVQMVECRHDPLDIAEGLCRIAEAAVQTGAEAAIADFREKHGEIAGSELAILGLGRLGGGALTHASDLDIVFLYTGDELGDSDGKRPLSPSLYYNRLAARVSAALSVPTAEGALYEIDTRLRPQGKQGPIAVSFTAFEKYQHESAWTWEHMALGRARPIFGSEAAREELSKIIRDTLCADRDGAKLKADVLEMRAEMFAAKPPQGPLDVKLVRGGLVDSEFLIHYLQLREGIGLDPALEKAIAALVDAGLLPHGYAEHHLAITRFLIAERLFAPDGAEPIEATRAVLAQACGEDSYKALLQTLAEARQCIAAQWAEHFGETLEID
- a CDS encoding M28 family peptidase — protein: MLRLAAPLALLALAAACSTSEEVESNISLETLQNGVRTLSSDEFEGRMPGTQGEELTVAFLVEQFAAAGLQPGNNGSWTQEVPLVEITGSDFAPLTVGTQQFAHGDDWVGVSYRQTPSTTLENSELVFVGYGINAPERGWNDYEGVDMAGKTALILVNDPDFASDTLEGTFDGRAMTYYGRWTYKFEEAARQGAAAALIVHEDFAASYGWNVVESSWTGAQAYADTGGDGSDQTLMNGWVSNDTAGAIFAAADMDMAEMVQAASQPGFKAVSLGAPVSTSFTNSTRRYTSRNVIGVLPGAERPEEYILHTAHWDHLGRCTPDAEGDDICNGATDNASGTAALVALAEAHVAAGAPDRSLVFLAVTAEEQGLLGAEYYAANPVFPLAQTVAGVNMDGIAIRGETRDVNVRGGGKSELDDYLSDALEAQGRVASPDPAPEAGYYYRSDHFPMVKRGVPMFYVKSGLDMVDGGMAAGEALEAAYRSDAYHGPNDEYDESWDWSGIMQDLDLYFRLARMLGDTDDWPEWNEGDEFRAIREASCAETALGC